Part of the Subtercola frigoramans genome, CGGTGCCGGTATTGGAGACCGTCAGTGGCTCCACCACGATCGTCGACGGCGAAGCGACGGCGAACTTGTACTCCGAGGCCAGGGCAGACGTCCCTGTCAGCGTCGCGGTCGCCGCCGCAGCGGTGGGTGTCGCAGTCAGCGCGACGGTCGCCGAAGTCCATGCCGCACTGGCCGGGGCGCAGAACGCGAGAACGATGAAGGTGGTCAGCGCAGCGACGGCTGCGGCCCGCCCTGCCCTCACGGCTGTCTACCGTCGAGGGTCAGGGTGAATCCCGACAGGAGATCCTGGGCCGCATTCGGCGCTGCCGCCGCGAGCGCGACCGAGACGCAGAGTTCTGCCGATCCACCGATCGGCACCAGCGAACCGATCGGCGCCGCCGTCGCCGAAGCGAACGTGCCTGACCAGGTCGGCGTCACCGTGCCAGCCGCGCACGCCGCAGCTGTGCCCGCCCCGACACCGACGGTGAGGGCCTGGCTGAACACGTTCGCCGGAGACGGGCCGCTCAGCGCGGTGACGCGCAGCGCGACAGGCGTATTGCCCGTATTGCTGACCGTGACGGGCCCTCGAATCGTTCCACCGGGGTAGAGCACGACCGCGGGGAGCGCCAGAGGCGAGGTCACCGAGATGCTGGCGGTTCCTGCAACGACGCTCACCTTGGTCGAAGCGGCGGCAGAACTGTTGAACAGGGCGTAGGTTCCGCCCGCGCCGAGCACGGCGACACCGACGGCGGCGCAGGTCACTGCGATGGCGGTTGCGCACGACCGCGAACGTGACCTGGCCACGCGTCAGCTGCGCTGACTCAGACCTGGCTGAGTATGACAGTCAGCGCATCGAGGCTCACACTGCCGAGTTTGGTACCGTTCTCGAAGCCGGCGACACCGTCTTTCGGGAAGGTGATCGTCACGACAGTGACGACATCCTGGGCAATTCCGACGGCGCCGGGCGTGATCGTGTAGCTGGGGCTGGCTCCGGTGATTCCTGTGCCAGAATCCGTGAGCACAGCGCCCTTCGTGAGGTACGCAGCGAGGGCGACGTCGGGCGCCGCTGCCGTCGAGGCCTGAATGGATGCGGCCCCCAGGCCGAGCGTTGCGACGAGGTTGTCACCGGTGGCGACGATGTGCATGGTCTTCGTGTAGGTCAGAACATCACCCGGAACGATCTTGTAGCCGGCGAGCACGATCGGCGTCGAACCACCATTGATCGTCCACACTCCCGCGGGGCCGGGGTCGGAGACCACGAGGTTACCGGCAACGATGGTGCCGCCCGAGATTGTTGCCGACGAGTTCCAGTACGCGAACGTACCGGCTCCACCCAACAGAAGCGCAATACCGGCTGCTCCGGCGATGGCGCCTTTGACGAGTCTGTTCATGTGTGATTCCCCTTTTTTTTGGAGACTATGCCACTGCCGCACACTCCTGCGGTGCGAGGCACAATTAGCCGGGCATCCTGTCGCCCAGCGGCACAAGCACGGCGCGGATAGCTCGAAACAGGCGTCAGCCTCCCCCTGAGATCGGGGTTTGCAGGGCGCTCGCGATACGCTCAAATAGGATTGTCTGTGGTTCACAGAATTCTTCGAGCAAAGACGGGGTGCCCAGATGGCAATCGACAGGAGTCGTGCCCTCGAACGTCCGTTGATCACGGCGCGGCTGCGCCCCGACAACACCGCGCTGCTGAGGGTCGACAATGTGACGCAGCAGATCACCGAGAATTCCGAGGGAGCGGCCCTGCAGAGCCTCGTCCGGCAGATCCAGGCTGAAGCGGTGCGTGTGGAGCGGCCGGTTCGGGTCACGGTGACAGCCCAGACCGGGCTCAGCTTTCTGGTGGTCGACATCGACGGCGCGATCGAAGAAGAGAGCTTCATGCCGTTCGAAGAGCTGCCTAAGCCCTGGCCTCCCCCGGAGGACGGCAGCGACGACGCCGAAGACCCGATCGACGAGGATTCGGTTGATGAAGGCCCGATCGACGACGAGACTGACAACGGCGAGCCAGCGGGTGAAGAGACGCACAGCGTGAGCCGTCTAGATGAAGAAGGAGCTGGCAACGATGCGAGCGACGAAATCGGAACCGAAGACCAGGCGGCGGAAGTCGCTGACGATGAATCTCCTACGACGGGTGACGCGGTGAGGGTGAACGCCACGAGCACCTCGGCGGCCGCAGACGCCACCGGTGACCGCGTACCGGTGTCGTCGGCTCCGTTCACGGCACGCTCCTCCTACATCGCAGCGGGGGCCGTTCCCAGCGAACGGCCAGAAACGGCCGAAGCGCTGGATCAGCCAGAAACGGCGGGACGGCCCGCGCGGAAGGCGGAACCCACGGCGGCAGAACGCACCTCAGCACCAGCGAGAACCCGCAGCTCAGAAGAGCCCGGGAGCAAGCCGCTCTCAGACCAGGCCCGCCGCGACCTGCTCGAGGCTCCGTCGTTCCTCGCCGAGCCCTCGATCGTCGAACCCGCGCGCCAGGGCTTCGCCGGCTTCGTGAACCACCTCGGGCTCCGGCTACCGCCCGGAGCGACGGAACGCGCAGAGCGCAGCGATGTCGAGGAGATCTCGAGGCACCTGTCGGCTCACCGCACCATCAGTGTGATCAACCGCAAGGGCGGGGCGAACAAGACGCCCACCGTCGTGAATCTCGCGGCGGTCTTCGCACGCTATGGCGGGGGCGGCGTGCTCGCCTGGGACAACAACGAGACCATGGGCACCCTCGGCTGGCGAACCGACAGTGGTGGACACGACTCCACGGTGCTCGACGTGCTCGCAAGCGCCGACGAACTGCTCGATGCCAAAGCCGAATTCGGCCAGATGTCGAAGTTCGTGCACCACCAGCAGGCCGACAAGTTCGACGTTCTGCGCTCCGACGAAGATGTTGCCGGCACCCACGAGATGACAGCCGCCGAGGTCGACGTGGTGCACAGCATTGCCGCGAAGTACTATCGCCTGATCTTCATGGACTCCGGTAACAGCGATCGCGCGGAGAACTGGCTCCGCATGCTCGACCACACCGACCAGCTCGTGGTTCCGACAACGACCATGGAAGACCGGGCGCAGGCCGCTCTGCTGACGCTTCAAGCGGTGCAGAGCCGCAGCGAGAAGGCCGCCGAACTCGCCCGGAACGCTGTCGTGATCGTCTCGGAATGGCAGCCCAAGGAGTCGAGCATCTCCGAACGGATGGCTGACGACTTTCGGCCGTTCGTTCGCGATGTGGTCATCGTGCCGTTCGACCCGGCCCTCAAAGCCGGACGAATCCAGCACAGTGCACTGCAGCCCGCCACCAGGCGTGCGTGGCTCGCGGCCGCGGCGGCCATCGCGCGCGGCCTCTGAGGCCAGGGCGCAACCCAGCACGGCCCGATCGGCTACCTTGCGGGAACCACCGGCTCGTCGATGACGGTCATTCCGTCATTGCTGTTGGCCGACCGCATGAGTTCGTCGATCCAGGCACGGTTCAATGACGGGCGCGTGACCTCGTCGAAGTCGAAAGCAAGCTCGATCGCCGGGTGAAGCCAGATCGTGCTGCGG contains:
- a CDS encoding AAA family ATPase gives rise to the protein MAIDRSRALERPLITARLRPDNTALLRVDNVTQQITENSEGAALQSLVRQIQAEAVRVERPVRVTVTAQTGLSFLVVDIDGAIEEESFMPFEELPKPWPPPEDGSDDAEDPIDEDSVDEGPIDDETDNGEPAGEETHSVSRLDEEGAGNDASDEIGTEDQAAEVADDESPTTGDAVRVNATSTSAAADATGDRVPVSSAPFTARSSYIAAGAVPSERPETAEALDQPETAGRPARKAEPTAAERTSAPARTRSSEEPGSKPLSDQARRDLLEAPSFLAEPSIVEPARQGFAGFVNHLGLRLPPGATERAERSDVEEISRHLSAHRTISVINRKGGANKTPTVVNLAAVFARYGGGGVLAWDNNETMGTLGWRTDSGGHDSTVLDVLASADELLDAKAEFGQMSKFVHHQQADKFDVLRSDEDVAGTHEMTAAEVDVVHSIAAKYYRLIFMDSGNSDRAENWLRMLDHTDQLVVPTTTMEDRAQAALLTLQAVQSRSEKAAELARNAVVIVSEWQPKESSISERMADDFRPFVRDVVIVPFDPALKAGRIQHSALQPATRRAWLAAAAAIARGL
- a CDS encoding SipW-dependent-type signal peptide-containing protein yields the protein MTCAAVGVAVLGAGGTYALFNSSAAASTKVSVVAGTASISVTSPLALPAVVLYPGGTIRGPVTVSNTGNTPVALRVTALSGPSPANVFSQALTVGVGAGTAAACAAGTVTPTWSGTFASATAAPIGSLVPIGGSAELCVSVALAAAAPNAAQDLLSGFTLTLDGRQP
- a CDS encoding DUF7882 family protein, producing the protein MRYGASGTEAQFDDRLLAHMKTVIVAKLRREEKFTLSFTKDKKGGGRSTIWLHPAIELAFDFDEVTRPSLNRAWIDELMRSANSNDGMTVIDEPVVPAR
- a CDS encoding alternate-type signal peptide domain-containing protein, producing MNRLVKGAIAGAAGIALLLGGAGTFAYWNSSATISGGTIVAGNLVVSDPGPAGVWTINGGSTPIVLAGYKIVPGDVLTYTKTMHIVATGDNLVATLGLGAASIQASTAAAPDVALAAYLTKGAVLTDSGTGITGASPSYTITPGAVGIAQDVVTVVTITFPKDGVAGFENGTKLGSVSLDALTVILSQV